A region from the Triticum aestivum cultivar Chinese Spring chromosome 3D, IWGSC CS RefSeq v2.1, whole genome shotgun sequence genome encodes:
- the LOC123080917 gene encoding NADH-ubiquinone oxidoreductase chain 5 isoform X1, whose protein sequence is MYLLIVFLPLLGSSVAGFFGRFLGSEGTAIMTTTCVSFSSILSLIAFYEVALGASACYLRIAPWISSEMFDASWGFLFDSLTVVMLIVVTFISSLVHLYSISYMSEDPHSPRFMCYLSIFTFFMLMLVTGDNFLQLFLGWEGVGLASYLLIHFWFTRLQADKAAIKAMLVNRVGDFGLALGIFGCFTLFQTVDFSTIFACASAPRNEWIFCNMRLNAITLICILLFIGAVGKSAQIGLHTWLPDAMEGPTPVSALIHAATMVTAGVFMIARCSPLFEYSPTALIVITFAGAMTSFLAATTGILQNDLKRVIAYSTCSQLGYMIFACGISNYSVSVFHLMNHAFFKALLFLSAGSVIHAMSDEQDMRKMGGLASSFPLTYAMMLMGSLSLIGFPFLTGFYSKDVILELAYTKYTISGNFAFWLGSVSVLFTSYYSFRLLFLTFLVPTNSFGRDRLRCHDAPIPMAIPLILLALGSLFVGYLAKV, encoded by the exons ATGTATCTACTTATTGTCTTTTTGCCTTTGCTCGGTAGTTCCGTAGCCGGTTTTTTCGGACGTTTTCTAGGATCTGAAGGAACCGCTATAATGACCACCACGTGCGTTTCATTTTCTTCGATCTTATCTTTGATTGCTTTTTATGAAGTCGCACTGGGAGCTAGTGCTTGCTATCTCAGAATAGCTCCATGGATCTCATCGGAAATGTTTGATGCTTCTTGGGGCTTCT TGTTCGATAGCCTGACCGTAGTGATGTTAATTGTGGTTACATTCATAAGTAGCTTGGTCCATCTTTATTCCATTTCATATATGTCTGAGGATCCGCATAGCCCTCGATTTATGTGTTATTTATCCATTTTTACTTTTTTTATGCTAATGTTGGTGACTGGAGATAACTTTCTTCAATTATTCCTGGGATGGGAGGGAGTAGGTCTTGCTTCATATTTGTTAATTCATTTCTGGTTTACACGACTTCAGGCGGATAAAGCTGCTATAAAAGCTATGCTTGTCAATCGAGTAGGTGATTTTGGATTAGCTCTTGGGATTTTTGGTTGTTTTACTCTCTTTCAAACAGTAGACTTTTCAACCATTTTTGCTTGTGCTAGTGCTCCCAGAAATGAATGGATTTTTTGCAATATGAGATTGAATGCCATAACTCTGATTTGTATTTTACTTTTTATTGGTGCTGTTGGGAAATCTGCACAGATAGGATTGCATACTTGGTTACCCGATGCAATGGAGGGTCCCACTCCAGTATCTGCTTTGATTCATGCAGCTACTATGGTCACTGCTGGCGTTTTCATGATAGCAAGGTGCTCCCCTTTATTTGAATACTCACCTACGGCTTTGATTGTTATTACTTTTGCAGGAGCTATGACGTCATTCCTTGCGGCAACCACTGGAATATTACAGAACGATCTAAAGAGGGTCATAGCTTATTCAACTTGCAGTCAATTAGGCTATATGATCTTTGCTTGCGGCATCTCTAACTATTCGGTTAGCGTCTTTCACTTAATGAATCACGCGTTTTTCAAAGCATTACTCTTCCTGAGTGCGGGTTCGGTGATTCATGCCATGTCGGATGAGCAAGATATGCGGAAGATGGGGGGGCTTGCCTCCTCCTTTCCTTTGACCTATGCCATGATGCTCATGGGCAGCTTATCTCTTATTGGATTTCCTTTTCTAACAGGATTTTATTCTAAAGATGTGATCTTAGAGCTCGCTTACACAAAGTATACCATCAGTGGGAACTTTGCTTTCTGGTTGGGAAGTGTCTCTGTCCTTTTCACTTCTTATTACTCCTTTCGTTTACTATTTCTAACATTTCTAGTACCAACTAATTCATTCGGGCGAGACAGATTACGATGTCATGATGCGCCCATTCCTATGGCCATTCCTTTAATACTTTTGGCTCTCGGGAGTCTCTTTGTAGGATACTTGGCCAAAGTGTGA
- the LOC123080917 gene encoding NADH-ubiquinone oxidoreductase chain 5 isoform X2: protein MLIVVTFISSLVHLYSISYMSEDPHSPRFMCYLSIFTFFMLMLVTGDNFLQLFLGWEGVGLASYLLIHFWFTRLQADKAAIKAMLVNRVGDFGLALGIFGCFTLFQTVDFSTIFACASAPRNEWIFCNMRLNAITLICILLFIGAVGKSAQIGLHTWLPDAMEGPTPVSALIHAATMVTAGVFMIARCSPLFEYSPTALIVITFAGAMTSFLAATTGILQNDLKRVIAYSTCSQLGYMIFACGISNYSVSVFHLMNHAFFKALLFLSAGSVIHAMSDEQDMRKMGGLASSFPLTYAMMLMGSLSLIGFPFLTGFYSKDVILELAYTKYTISGNFAFWLGSVSVLFTSYYSFRLLFLTFLVPTNSFGRDRLRCHDAPIPMAIPLILLALGSLFVGYLAKV from the coding sequence ATGTTAATTGTGGTTACATTCATAAGTAGCTTGGTCCATCTTTATTCCATTTCATATATGTCTGAGGATCCGCATAGCCCTCGATTTATGTGTTATTTATCCATTTTTACTTTTTTTATGCTAATGTTGGTGACTGGAGATAACTTTCTTCAATTATTCCTGGGATGGGAGGGAGTAGGTCTTGCTTCATATTTGTTAATTCATTTCTGGTTTACACGACTTCAGGCGGATAAAGCTGCTATAAAAGCTATGCTTGTCAATCGAGTAGGTGATTTTGGATTAGCTCTTGGGATTTTTGGTTGTTTTACTCTCTTTCAAACAGTAGACTTTTCAACCATTTTTGCTTGTGCTAGTGCTCCCAGAAATGAATGGATTTTTTGCAATATGAGATTGAATGCCATAACTCTGATTTGTATTTTACTTTTTATTGGTGCTGTTGGGAAATCTGCACAGATAGGATTGCATACTTGGTTACCCGATGCAATGGAGGGTCCCACTCCAGTATCTGCTTTGATTCATGCAGCTACTATGGTCACTGCTGGCGTTTTCATGATAGCAAGGTGCTCCCCTTTATTTGAATACTCACCTACGGCTTTGATTGTTATTACTTTTGCAGGAGCTATGACGTCATTCCTTGCGGCAACCACTGGAATATTACAGAACGATCTAAAGAGGGTCATAGCTTATTCAACTTGCAGTCAATTAGGCTATATGATCTTTGCTTGCGGCATCTCTAACTATTCGGTTAGCGTCTTTCACTTAATGAATCACGCGTTTTTCAAAGCATTACTCTTCCTGAGTGCGGGTTCGGTGATTCATGCCATGTCGGATGAGCAAGATATGCGGAAGATGGGGGGGCTTGCCTCCTCCTTTCCTTTGACCTATGCCATGATGCTCATGGGCAGCTTATCTCTTATTGGATTTCCTTTTCTAACAGGATTTTATTCTAAAGATGTGATCTTAGAGCTCGCTTACACAAAGTATACCATCAGTGGGAACTTTGCTTTCTGGTTGGGAAGTGTCTCTGTCCTTTTCACTTCTTATTACTCCTTTCGTTTACTATTTCTAACATTTCTAGTACCAACTAATTCATTCGGGCGAGACAGATTACGATGTCATGATGCGCCCATTCCTATGGCCATTCCTTTAATACTTTTGGCTCTCGGGAGTCTCTTTGTAGGATACTTGGCCAAAGTGTGA
- the LOC123076666 gene encoding NADH-ubiquinone oxidoreductase chain 6-like produces the protein MRLLAPAFKFHFKGGRRTMILSVLSSPALVSALMVVRAKNPVHSVLFPILVFCDTSGLLILLGLDFSAMISPVVHIGAIAVSFLFMVMMFNIQIAEIHEEVLRYLPVSGIIGVIFWWEMFFILDNETTPLLPTHRNTTSLRYTVYAGKVRSWTDLETLGNLLYTYYSVWFLVSSLILLVAMTGAIVLTMHRTKKVKRQDVFRRNALDSRRNIMNRTISPFGHSHRRSFSSKAEGGESQDSYDPAYIDFLRACLGFFPGLVPNLDKLLSVLKPEEILFLAFRFPRDANMFKLPLKNIQNMIKEAMEEENRYKPLVEGCEDRRMTPEERTKLLEAFSFLWDKKQ, from the coding sequence AtgcgtcttcttgctccagcattCAAGTTCCATTTCAAGGGAGGACGACGTACCATGATACTTTCTGTTTTGTCGAGCCCTGCTTTGGTCTCTGCTTTGATGGTTGTACGTGCTAAAAATCCGGTACATTCCGTTTTGTTTCCCATCCTAGTCTTTTGCGACACTTCTGGTTTACTTATTTTGTTAGGTCTCGACTTCTCCGCTATGATCTCCCCAGTAGTTCATATAGGAGCTATTGCCGTTTCATTCCTATTCATGGTTATGATGTTCAATATTCAAATAGCGGAGATTCACGAAGAAGTATTGCGCTATTTACCAGTGAGTGGTATTATTGGAGTGATCTTTTGGTGGGAAATGTTCTTCATTTTAGATAATGAAACCACTCCATTACTACCAACCCACAGAAATACGACCTCTCTGAGATATACGGTTTATGCCGGAAAGGTACGAAGTTGGACTGATTTAGAAACATTGGGCAATTTGCTTTATACCTACTATTCCGTCTGGTTTTTGGTTTCTAGTCTGATTTTATTAGTAGCTATGACTGGGGCTATAGTACTTACTATGCATAGGACTAAAAAGGTGAAAAGACAGGATGTATTCCGACGAAATGCCTTGGATTCTAGGAGGAATATAATGAACAGGACTATTTCTCCTTTTGGCCATAGCCATAGAAGAAGCTTCTCCTCCAAAGCAGAGGGAGGGGAATCTCAGGATTCCTATGACCCTGCTTATATCGATTTTTTAAGAGCTTGTTTAGGGTTTTTCCCGGGTTTGGTACCCAATCTGGATAAACTCCTTTCGGTTCTTAAACCTGAGGAAATTCTATTTCTGGCTTTTCGCTTCCCGCGGGATGCGAACATGTTTAAATTGCCCCTAAAGAATATCCAAAATATGATTAAAGAAGCGATGGAGGAGGAAAACAGATACAAGCCTCTGGTGGAAGGTTGTGAAGACCGTCGTATGACTCCGGAGGAAAGGACAAAATTGCTTGAAGCATTTTCTTTCCTATGGGATAAAAAACAATGA